The Haloarchaeobius amylolyticus genome window below encodes:
- a CDS encoding DUF4398 domain-containing protein, with product MNSSHSSRWATLAVVAILALAAVGTVTAVQVASEDVPAEGQVDSDYTATVTLGELYQNPDYTSWTLRGETELQDVTWTVTTTDTDTGNQIDSQSFDGQSFNYSNIDAEANDANQVTVEVTGTVPDVENFSYAEEETFVVAELTQVREGGTSNEIATKTSHHYTEGSKEAREAIASAEDAIDQAESAGGDVSAAQENYDTAVAFYNEGSFDNAVSQAENAVSKAENAEQAAESAESRNQLLLYGGAAIVVLLVVGGGFYWYRQQQDDYSRLG from the coding sequence ATGAACTCGAGCCACTCTTCTAGGTGGGCAACGCTCGCGGTAGTGGCCATCCTCGCGCTCGCGGCGGTCGGCACAGTCACGGCTGTGCAGGTCGCCAGCGAGGACGTGCCGGCGGAGGGTCAGGTCGATTCCGACTACACCGCGACGGTGACGCTCGGGGAACTGTACCAGAATCCCGACTACACGTCGTGGACCCTCCGCGGTGAGACGGAACTGCAGGACGTCACGTGGACCGTGACGACCACGGACACCGACACCGGGAACCAGATCGACAGCCAGTCCTTCGACGGGCAGTCGTTCAACTACTCGAACATCGACGCCGAGGCCAACGACGCCAACCAGGTCACCGTCGAGGTGACCGGGACCGTCCCCGACGTCGAGAACTTCAGCTACGCCGAGGAGGAGACGTTCGTCGTCGCGGAGCTGACGCAGGTCCGCGAGGGCGGCACCTCGAACGAGATCGCCACGAAGACCTCTCACCACTACACCGAGGGTAGCAAGGAGGCACGCGAGGCGATCGCGAGCGCCGAGGACGCCATCGACCAGGCGGAGAGCGCCGGTGGCGACGTCTCGGCTGCACAGGAGAACTACGACACGGCCGTCGCGTTCTACAACGAGGGGAGCTTCGACAACGCGGTCTCGCAGGCCGAGAACGCCGTCTCCAAGGCCGAGAACGCCGAGCAGGCCGCCGAGTCGGCCGAGAGCCGCAACCAGCTCCTGCTGTACGGCGGTGCGGCCATCGTCGTGCTGCTGGTCGTCGGTGGGGGCTTCTACTGGTACCGGCAGCAACAGGACGACTACAGCCGCCTGGGCTGA
- the pdhA gene encoding pyruvate dehydrogenase (acetyl-transferring) E1 component subunit alpha — protein MHRVIGERDLSDTPFSPDEARALYRDMVRARRFDERALALQRRGWMSGYPPYKGQEASQVGAAHAMAAEDWLFPTYRSNAMQIARGVPMSDILRFRRGQPEYTSDHDVPNFPQAVPIATQIPHATGAGMAMNYEDDDGAVLCYFGDGATSEGDFHEGLNFAGVFETPTVFFCENNNWAISLPRRRQTAAASIADRAEAYGFNGGQVDGNDPLAVREFVQSALASAREGNPVLVESLTYRQGAHTTSDDPSRYREDEDEDLPEWRTRDPLERYEEYLREQEVITDEYVETIADEVEEELSEAVERAESGEPADPDEVFDSVYAEMPEKLERQRDWLRAFTAEYDVQELEH, from the coding sequence ATGCATCGAGTCATCGGAGAACGCGACCTCTCGGACACCCCCTTCTCCCCCGACGAGGCTCGCGCACTCTACCGCGACATGGTTCGTGCCCGTCGCTTCGACGAGCGAGCACTGGCGCTCCAGCGCCGCGGGTGGATGAGTGGCTACCCGCCGTACAAGGGCCAGGAGGCCTCGCAGGTCGGTGCCGCCCACGCGATGGCGGCCGAGGACTGGCTGTTCCCGACCTACCGCTCGAACGCCATGCAGATCGCCCGTGGCGTCCCGATGAGCGACATCCTGCGGTTCCGCCGCGGCCAGCCGGAGTACACGTCGGACCACGACGTGCCGAACTTCCCGCAGGCGGTCCCCATCGCGACCCAGATCCCCCACGCCACGGGGGCGGGCATGGCGATGAACTACGAGGACGACGACGGTGCCGTCCTCTGTTACTTCGGCGACGGCGCGACCTCCGAGGGCGACTTCCACGAGGGCCTGAACTTCGCCGGCGTGTTCGAGACGCCGACGGTCTTCTTCTGCGAGAACAACAACTGGGCCATCTCGCTCCCCCGGCGCAGGCAGACCGCGGCGGCCTCCATCGCCGACCGCGCCGAGGCCTACGGGTTCAACGGCGGGCAGGTCGACGGGAACGACCCGCTGGCGGTCAGGGAGTTCGTCCAGAGCGCACTCGCCTCCGCCCGCGAGGGGAACCCGGTGCTGGTCGAGAGCCTGACCTACCGGCAGGGCGCGCACACGACCAGCGACGACCCCTCGCGCTACCGCGAGGACGAGGACGAGGACCTGCCCGAGTGGCGGACCCGCGACCCGCTGGAGCGCTACGAGGAGTACCTCCGCGAGCAGGAGGTCATCACGGACGAGTACGTCGAGACCATCGCCGACGAGGTCGAGGAGGAACTCTCGGAGGCGGTCGAGCGGGCCGAATCCGGTGAGCCGGCGGACCCCGACGAGGTCTTCGACTCGGTGTACGCGGAGATGCCCGAGAAACTCGAGCGACAGCGCGACTGGCTGCGCGCGTTCACCGCCGAGTACGACGTGCAGGAACTGGAGCACTGA
- the tmk gene encoding dTMP kinase, which produces MLVTLEGLDGSGKTTVWEALHDTYPDATFTREPTTSWYGESVDRAIEDDDADPLAELFLFIADHADHLSRVVRPALADGDLVISDRFSDSRYAYQGATLEGEIKRPMEYIRGIHQPFTVEPDVTIYLDVDPHTAMQRSGATNKFEQSKYLSKVQQNYEQLIEYQPERFVQVDATRSPEEVLESVEEVFEAILEEE; this is translated from the coding sequence ATGCTCGTCACGCTCGAGGGCCTCGACGGGAGCGGCAAGACGACCGTCTGGGAGGCGCTCCACGACACCTACCCCGACGCCACGTTCACACGCGAACCGACCACCTCGTGGTACGGTGAGTCGGTCGACCGCGCCATCGAGGACGACGACGCCGACCCGCTGGCCGAACTCTTCCTGTTCATCGCCGACCACGCCGACCACCTCTCTCGCGTCGTCCGGCCCGCACTCGCCGACGGCGACCTCGTCATCTCCGACCGGTTCTCCGACTCGCGGTACGCCTACCAGGGTGCGACTCTGGAGGGCGAGATCAAGCGCCCGATGGAGTACATCCGCGGCATCCACCAGCCGTTCACCGTCGAACCCGACGTGACCATCTACCTCGACGTCGACCCCCACACCGCCATGCAGCGCTCCGGCGCGACCAACAAGTTCGAGCAGTCGAAGTACCTCTCGAAGGTCCAGCAGAACTACGAGCAGCTCATCGAGTACCAGCCCGAGCGGTTCGTCCAGGTCGACGCGACCCGCTCGCCCGAGGAGGTCCTGGAGTCCGTCGAGGAGGTCTTCGAGGCGATTCTCGAGGAGGAGTAG
- a CDS encoding DUF4397 domain-containing protein, producing MTGTSRRSVLQGIGAGTALLVGGTTAAMADDHPAAEGGDEAGLRVAHASPDAPAVDVLVDGAVAVPGLAFGMVTDYLEVPAGEYEVAVNVADTDTTVFGPVTLELGAEDYTAVANGEVTSDDTEFTVSVFEDTNGANIGDDEVRLRAVHASPDAPTVDVTVDDGALTVFDDVSFGESSGYTVVPAGTYEVEVRPGDGSAPVFEVPGVELAGGSTYTAFAVGYLTPDDEPTDEAFTLLLIEDASAPPRGGPGRGSGPGRGRGRGRGGPGN from the coding sequence ATGACAGGAACCTCCCGTCGGTCTGTCCTGCAAGGTATCGGTGCTGGAACAGCGCTGCTCGTCGGTGGCACCACGGCCGCGATGGCGGACGACCACCCGGCTGCCGAGGGTGGTGACGAGGCCGGCCTACGGGTCGCACACGCCTCCCCGGACGCGCCCGCGGTGGACGTGCTCGTGGACGGCGCGGTCGCGGTCCCGGGACTGGCGTTCGGCATGGTGACTGACTACCTGGAGGTCCCCGCTGGCGAGTACGAGGTGGCGGTCAACGTCGCCGACACGGACACGACGGTGTTCGGGCCGGTCACGCTCGAACTCGGGGCGGAGGACTACACCGCCGTGGCCAACGGCGAGGTCACGAGCGACGACACCGAGTTCACCGTCTCCGTCTTCGAGGACACGAACGGCGCCAACATCGGCGACGACGAGGTACGCCTCCGGGCGGTCCACGCCTCGCCCGACGCGCCGACCGTCGACGTGACGGTCGACGACGGCGCGCTGACGGTCTTCGACGACGTCTCCTTCGGCGAGTCCAGCGGGTACACCGTCGTTCCCGCCGGGACGTACGAGGTCGAGGTCCGGCCGGGCGACGGGAGCGCTCCGGTGTTCGAGGTTCCCGGCGTCGAGCTCGCCGGCGGAAGCACCTACACCGCCTTCGCGGTCGGCTACCTGACCCCGGACGACGAGCCGACCGACGAAGCGTTCACGCTGCTCCTGATCGAGGACGCGAGTGCGCCCCCGCGCGGCGGCCCCGGTCGGGGTTCTGGTCCTGGCCGTGGTCGCGGCCGCGGCCGTGGCGGGCCCGGTAACTGA
- a CDS encoding tubulin/FtsZ family protein: MKLAMIGFGQAGGKIVDRFVEYDERTNSGIIRAAIAVNTAKADLMGLDNIPNENRVLIGQSRVKGHGVGADNELGAEVAEEDIDEVQGAIDSIPTHEVDAFLVVAGMGGGTGSGGAPVLAKHLKRIYTIPVYGLGVLPGSDEGGIYTLNAARSFQTFVREVDNLLVFDNDAWRKAGESVEGGYDEINEEIVRRFGVLFGAGEIGAGDEVGESVVDSSEIINTLAGGGVSTVGYATEEVEMEDNGGLLSRFTGGEEDQVDTAHTTNRITSLVRKAALGRLTLPCEIEGAERALLVMAGPTKHLNRKGIERGRKWLEEQTGSMEVRGGDYPLNEPQVAACILLSGVNNVPRIKELQQVAIEAQDNIDSIREESEENLQNLVEDDEDELEPLF, from the coding sequence ATGAAACTGGCGATGATAGGATTCGGTCAGGCCGGTGGGAAAATCGTCGACAGGTTCGTCGAGTACGACGAACGGACGAACAGCGGCATCATACGTGCCGCAATCGCTGTCAACACGGCGAAAGCCGACCTGATGGGCCTTGACAACATTCCGAACGAGAACCGTGTACTCATCGGTCAGTCCCGCGTCAAAGGGCACGGCGTGGGCGCCGACAACGAACTCGGCGCGGAGGTAGCCGAGGAGGACATCGACGAGGTACAGGGTGCCATCGACTCCATCCCGACACACGAGGTAGACGCCTTCCTCGTGGTCGCCGGGATGGGCGGTGGGACCGGTAGCGGTGGCGCACCCGTCCTCGCGAAGCACCTGAAGCGTATCTACACCATCCCCGTCTACGGGCTGGGCGTCCTGCCCGGCTCCGACGAGGGTGGCATCTACACGCTGAACGCTGCGCGCTCCTTCCAGACCTTCGTCCGAGAGGTAGACAACCTGCTCGTCTTCGACAACGACGCCTGGCGCAAGGCCGGCGAGTCCGTCGAGGGCGGCTACGACGAGATCAACGAGGAGATCGTCCGACGCTTCGGCGTCCTCTTCGGCGCCGGCGAGATCGGCGCCGGCGACGAGGTCGGTGAGAGCGTCGTCGACTCCTCCGAGATCATCAACACCCTCGCCGGCGGCGGCGTCTCGACCGTGGGCTACGCGACCGAGGAGGTCGAGATGGAGGACAACGGTGGCCTCCTCTCGCGCTTCACCGGCGGCGAGGAGGACCAGGTCGACACCGCACACACGACCAACCGTATCACCTCGCTCGTGCGCAAGGCCGCGCTCGGGCGACTCACCCTCCCCTGCGAGATCGAGGGCGCAGAGCGTGCGCTCCTCGTGATGGCGGGACCGACCAAGCACCTCAACCGCAAAGGCATCGAGCGCGGGCGGAAGTGGCTCGAGGAGCAGACCGGCTCGATGGAGGTTCGTGGCGGGGACTACCCGCTCAACGAGCCGCAGGTCGCGGCCTGTATCCTCCTGTCGGGCGTGAACAACGTCCCGCGTATCAAGGAGCTCCAGCAGGTCGCAATCGAGGCACAGGACAACATCGACTCCATCCGAGAGGAAAGCGAAGAGAACTTACAGAACTTGGTCGAAGATGACGAGGATGAACTCGAGCCACTCTTCTAG
- a CDS encoding APC family permease, with protein sequence MSSHGERAPEAELGLLDATMIGMGAMIGAGIFVLTGLAAEIAGPAAIVVFALNGAVTAFTGLSYAELASSIPKSGGGYAFVREVFSDLPSFLMGWMLWFAYMIAGGLYALGFAPNFLELLHVYGIVPPPDAVGAVSLPVVGVEVPAAVGLAFLAVLALVSLNAVSTAASGSVETIFTITKVTILLVFVGFGATSPMFATAEFQPLFPGGRTALDILPAMGLTFIAFEGYDLITTVTEEVQNPRENIPKAIFLSLAATVVVYLAVVGVAVGTLGANGLAAAGEAGIAEAATQFMPTGLPVIRNGGAIIVFGAVFSTLTALNAVVIASSRVAFSMGREGQLLRSVGHLHYRFGTPFVAILASAVVMLGSVALPTKSAGNMSSLFFLLSFVVVNASVIRLRRERPDMNRPYELPYYPIPPLLGIVLNLLLTGVLVEYLVRTDPLALVLSVGWLVAGGLAYLVLNSLRTDRRTRSASTDTETVTPEDD encoded by the coding sequence ATGAGTAGTCACGGCGAACGCGCACCTGAGGCCGAACTCGGACTGCTCGACGCGACGATGATAGGGATGGGTGCGATGATCGGGGCAGGCATCTTCGTGCTCACGGGGCTGGCCGCCGAGATCGCCGGCCCCGCCGCCATCGTCGTGTTCGCACTGAACGGCGCCGTGACGGCCTTCACCGGGCTGTCCTACGCCGAACTCGCCTCGTCCATCCCGAAGAGCGGGGGCGGCTACGCCTTCGTCCGGGAGGTGTTCAGCGACCTCCCGTCGTTCCTGATGGGGTGGATGCTCTGGTTCGCGTACATGATCGCTGGCGGCCTGTACGCGCTCGGGTTCGCGCCGAACTTCCTCGAACTCCTGCACGTCTACGGCATCGTCCCGCCGCCGGACGCGGTCGGGGCGGTCTCGCTCCCGGTGGTCGGGGTGGAGGTCCCCGCGGCCGTCGGACTGGCGTTCCTCGCAGTCCTCGCGCTCGTCAGCCTGAACGCCGTCTCGACCGCCGCCAGCGGGAGCGTCGAGACGATCTTCACCATCACGAAGGTCACCATCCTGCTCGTCTTCGTCGGCTTCGGGGCGACCTCGCCGATGTTCGCGACCGCCGAGTTCCAGCCGCTGTTCCCCGGCGGCCGGACGGCCCTCGACATCCTGCCCGCGATGGGGCTCACGTTCATCGCCTTCGAGGGGTACGACCTCATCACGACCGTCACCGAGGAGGTCCAGAACCCCCGCGAGAACATCCCGAAGGCCATCTTCCTCAGCCTGGCCGCGACCGTCGTGGTGTACCTCGCCGTCGTCGGCGTCGCGGTCGGGACCCTCGGCGCGAACGGGCTGGCGGCGGCCGGCGAGGCCGGCATCGCGGAGGCGGCGACCCAGTTCATGCCCACGGGACTGCCCGTCATCAGGAACGGTGGCGCCATCATCGTCTTCGGGGCCGTCTTCTCGACGCTGACGGCGCTGAACGCGGTCGTCATCGCCTCCTCGCGGGTGGCGTTCTCGATGGGTCGGGAGGGGCAGTTGCTCCGGTCGGTCGGGCACCTGCACTACCGGTTCGGGACGCCGTTCGTCGCCATCCTCGCCAGCGCCGTGGTGATGCTCGGGTCCGTGGCGCTCCCGACCAAGAGCGCGGGGAACATGTCGAGCCTGTTCTTCCTGCTCTCGTTCGTGGTGGTCAACGCCTCGGTCATCCGGCTCCGGCGGGAGCGCCCGGACATGAACCGCCCCTACGAACTCCCGTACTACCCAATCCCGCCCCTCCTGGGCATCGTGCTGAACCTGCTGCTCACCGGGGTCCTGGTCGAGTACCTCGTCCGGACCGACCCACTGGCGCTCGTGCTCAGCGTCGGCTGGCTCGTCGCCGGCGGCCTCGCCTACCTCGTGCTGAACTCACTGCGGACCGACCGGCGCACCCGGTCGGCATCGACCGACACCGAGACGGTCACTCCGGAGGACGACTGA
- a CDS encoding complex I NDUFA9 subunit family protein: MKVIVAGGTGFIGQRLCEELVDRGHEVTALARHPDEAGLPNTVNTVMGDVSAYESIVDAFEGQDVAVNLVALSPLFKPSGNVSHDSVHRQGTENVVRACEEHDVGKLVQMSALGADPNGTTAYIRAKGQAEEIVTSAELEYVIFRPSVVFGDGGEFISFTKKLTTPVVTGLPGGGKTRFQPIWVGDLVPMLADAVEDEKHVGQTYELGGPDVLTLADVTELAYEAEGKSITILPIPMAMAKVGLTVAGPVPFVPFGPDQARSLKMDNTVSDNDVTAFDVDPSELRTLRQYLGLAQTTDAPASHA, encoded by the coding sequence ATGAAAGTAATCGTCGCTGGTGGGACCGGCTTCATCGGGCAGCGCCTCTGCGAAGAACTCGTCGACCGCGGTCACGAGGTGACGGCGCTGGCCCGGCACCCCGACGAGGCGGGACTGCCGAACACGGTGAACACGGTGATGGGCGACGTGAGCGCCTACGAGTCCATCGTCGACGCCTTCGAGGGACAGGACGTGGCCGTGAACCTGGTCGCACTCTCGCCGCTGTTCAAACCATCGGGCAACGTGAGCCACGACTCCGTCCACCGACAGGGGACCGAGAATGTCGTGCGCGCCTGCGAGGAGCACGACGTGGGCAAGCTCGTCCAGATGTCGGCACTCGGTGCCGACCCGAACGGGACCACGGCGTACATCCGGGCGAAGGGCCAGGCCGAGGAGATCGTCACGTCCGCCGAGCTGGAGTACGTCATCTTCCGGCCGTCGGTCGTCTTCGGCGACGGCGGCGAGTTCATCTCGTTCACGAAGAAGCTCACGACGCCCGTGGTCACCGGCCTCCCGGGTGGCGGGAAGACGCGGTTCCAGCCCATCTGGGTCGGCGACCTCGTCCCGATGCTGGCCGACGCCGTCGAGGACGAGAAACACGTCGGGCAGACCTACGAACTCGGCGGCCCTGACGTGCTGACGCTGGCGGACGTGACCGAACTCGCCTACGAGGCCGAGGGCAAGTCCATCACCATCCTCCCCATCCCGATGGCGATGGCCAAGGTGGGCCTGACCGTGGCCGGCCCGGTCCCCTTCGTTCCCTTCGGGCCGGACCAGGCGCGCTCTCTGAAGATGGACAATACGGTCTCCGACAACGACGTGACCGCGTTCGATGTCGACCCGTCCGAGTTGCGGACCCTGCGGCAGTACCTCGGGCTGGCCCAGACCACCGACGCTCCGGCCTCACACGCTTAA
- a CDS encoding Lrp/AsnC ligand binding domain-containing protein: protein MVHAFIMVKTAAGKSEELLDSIRSLGAVGEAHIVAGNFDIITEVDTEEVYDVLHTVVGELQKLDGIADTKTYICLQ from the coding sequence ATGGTTCACGCGTTCATCATGGTCAAGACGGCCGCCGGAAAGTCCGAAGAACTCCTCGACTCGATCCGCAGCCTCGGGGCGGTCGGCGAGGCGCACATCGTCGCCGGCAACTTCGACATCATCACCGAGGTGGACACGGAGGAGGTCTACGACGTCCTCCACACGGTCGTCGGCGAGCTACAGAAGCTAGACGGCATCGCCGATACGAAGACCTACATCTGTCTGCAGTGA
- the cofG gene encoding 7,8-didemethyl-8-hydroxy-5-deazariboflavin synthase subunit CofG: MIRGAAEYDIDLQFDEDAVAELLSVTPADVEPADELTFARNVFLPLTTACRYTCTYCTFFDPPGQATLMDDEDVNGTLDTGADAGCTEALFTFGDDPDDRYEEIHAQLDAWGYDSIHDYLRAVCKHTLDRGLLPHSNPGDQTREQMALVAPYNASMGVMLETTADVDAHAGPRVKEPGQRLNTLRNAGELQVPFTTGILVGIGEAWRDRAESLLAIRDLHERYGHIQEVIVQNVVPNERSRYERPDVETMRRVVAMARYALPEEVSVQVPPNLSPTRELLDCGVDDLGGVSPVTDDYINPDYEWPALRELRDIADEAGVPLRERLPVYERYLPADLRSADFDGEPAPGDGWLSEPIRAALTGDTPAGRRYRAVLHGETTV; the protein is encoded by the coding sequence GTGATACGGGGCGCCGCCGAGTACGACATCGACCTCCAGTTCGACGAGGACGCGGTAGCCGAGTTGCTCTCGGTCACGCCCGCCGACGTCGAGCCCGCGGACGAACTCACCTTCGCCCGCAACGTCTTCCTGCCGCTGACGACCGCCTGCCGGTACACCTGCACCTACTGTACGTTCTTCGACCCGCCCGGACAGGCGACGCTGATGGACGACGAGGACGTGAACGGGACCCTGGACACCGGCGCGGACGCCGGTTGCACCGAGGCGCTGTTCACCTTCGGCGACGACCCCGACGACCGCTACGAGGAGATCCACGCACAACTGGACGCCTGGGGCTACGACTCCATCCACGACTACCTGCGGGCGGTCTGTAAGCACACCCTCGACAGGGGCCTGTTGCCCCACTCGAACCCCGGCGACCAGACCCGCGAGCAGATGGCGCTGGTCGCGCCCTACAACGCCAGCATGGGTGTGATGCTGGAGACGACCGCGGACGTGGACGCCCACGCGGGCCCGCGGGTGAAGGAACCGGGCCAGCGCCTGAACACGCTCCGGAACGCCGGGGAACTGCAGGTCCCCTTCACGACCGGCATCCTCGTCGGCATCGGCGAGGCCTGGCGCGACCGCGCGGAGAGCCTGCTGGCCATCCGCGACCTGCACGAGCGCTACGGCCACATCCAGGAGGTCATCGTCCAGAACGTCGTGCCGAACGAGCGCTCGCGGTACGAGCGCCCCGACGTCGAGACGATGCGCCGGGTGGTCGCGATGGCGCGGTACGCCCTGCCCGAGGAGGTGTCGGTGCAGGTGCCGCCGAACCTCTCGCCGACCCGCGAGCTGCTCGACTGTGGTGTCGACGACCTCGGTGGCGTCTCCCCGGTGACGGACGACTACATCAACCCGGACTACGAGTGGCCGGCCCTGCGGGAACTGCGCGACATCGCCGACGAGGCCGGGGTGCCCCTGCGCGAGCGCCTCCCGGTGTACGAACGCTACCTCCCGGCCGACCTGCGCTCCGCCGACTTCGACGGCGAGCCGGCCCCCGGCGACGGCTGGCTCTCCGAACCCATCCGGGCGGCGCTGACCGGCGACACGCCGGCGGGTCGGCGCTACCGGGCCGTTCTGCATGGAGAGACGACCGTCTGA
- the cofC gene encoding 2-phospho-L-lactate guanylyltransferase translates to MRLLVPFAPDQPKTRLSPVLSDAERRAFARVMCEDVLATLRETGREPELLATEPVDAAVPVTVDDRPLTEAVNAALAETEESVAVVMADLALATPDSLDRLFAADGDVVLAPGRGGGTNAFVARHPDFRVDYHGASYLDHREAASEVGAEVAVVDSHRLATDVDEPGDLVEVLVHGDGRTRRWLREHGFRIERGNGRVNVSRVDD, encoded by the coding sequence ATGCGCCTTCTCGTGCCGTTCGCACCCGACCAGCCGAAGACTCGTCTCTCACCAGTACTCAGCGACGCGGAGCGGCGCGCCTTCGCCCGGGTGATGTGCGAGGACGTGCTCGCAACCCTCCGCGAGACGGGGCGTGAGCCGGAACTGCTCGCGACCGAACCGGTCGACGCGGCCGTGCCCGTGACGGTCGACGACCGGCCCCTGACCGAGGCGGTCAACGCGGCGCTCGCCGAGACCGAGGAGTCGGTCGCGGTCGTGATGGCAGACCTCGCACTGGCGACGCCCGACAGTCTCGACCGGCTCTTCGCGGCCGACGGCGACGTGGTGCTGGCGCCGGGACGCGGTGGCGGGACGAACGCCTTCGTCGCCAGACACCCGGACTTCCGGGTCGACTACCACGGCGCGTCGTACCTCGACCATCGCGAGGCCGCGAGCGAGGTCGGGGCCGAGGTGGCCGTCGTCGACTCGCACCGGCTCGCGACCGACGTCGACGAGCCGGGGGACCTCGTCGAGGTGCTGGTCCACGGCGACGGCCGGACCCGGCGCTGGCTCCGCGAGCACGGGTTTCGAATCGAGCGCGGAAACGGCCGGGTGAACGTGAGCCGAGTCGACGACTGA
- a CDS encoding potassium channel family protein has translation MTEKLTVIVAGGGRVGLQTARMLHDHGHDVTIIERDQAVCDALSEEYLATVISGDAANPSVLEQAGVDRADVVAGLTGEAGLNLAVCMEAKELSPGIRTVSRIDSAEKESYTRFVDAITFPERAGARTAVNEILGSDVQTLADVTGTLDIMQIRVVEGAPAAGKQLENVRFPSGTLVISNDDGDSVARPDTTLTPGKRYIVAVEPDVADEVMNLLRG, from the coding sequence ATGACAGAGAAACTCACCGTAATCGTCGCGGGCGGCGGACGCGTCGGCCTACAGACAGCCAGGATGCTCCACGACCACGGACACGACGTCACCATCATCGAACGCGACCAGGCGGTATGTGACGCCCTGTCCGAGGAGTACCTCGCGACCGTCATCAGCGGCGACGCCGCGAACCCGTCGGTCCTCGAACAGGCCGGCGTCGACAGGGCCGACGTGGTCGCCGGCCTGACCGGGGAGGCGGGGCTGAACCTCGCCGTCTGCATGGAGGCCAAGGAACTGTCGCCCGGCATCCGCACCGTATCACGCATCGACAGCGCCGAGAAGGAGTCCTACACCCGGTTCGTCGACGCGATCACCTTCCCCGAGCGAGCGGGGGCCCGGACCGCCGTCAACGAGATACTCGGGAGCGACGTCCAGACCCTGGCCGACGTCACAGGGACCCTCGACATCATGCAGATCCGGGTCGTCGAGGGCGCGCCGGCAGCCGGGAAACAGCTCGAGAACGTCCGGTTCCCGTCCGGGACGCTGGTCATCTCGAACGACGACGGGGACAGCGTCGCACGCCCGGACACCACCCTCACGCCGGGCAAGCGCTACATCGTCGCGGTCGAACCCGACGTGGCCGACGAAGTGATGAACCTGCTGCGCGGCTGA